From a region of the Oryza sativa Japonica Group chromosome 6, ASM3414082v1 genome:
- the LOC136356975 gene encoding uncharacterized protein, with amino-acid sequence MSSSSSPQDGQARAPAGDAEDWNAWFKEMRGWLMVVATVAASVTYQAGLNPPGGFWQDNLGGRGGHRAGNPVLRDSVAARYQAFYYLNSTSFVTSLVIIVLLMSKRFYETKAKVVALLLTTFADLAGLVGAYIAGSTRYMSSCIYVIVIAGVAFLCVIYAGHVMEDVIPDMKKIPCLDSGGLFGDYNRAKAKAGEAEGRQSV; translated from the exons atgtcgtcgtcgtcgtcaccgcagGACGGGCAGGCGAGGGcgcccgccggcgacgccgaggaCTGGAACGCATGGTTCAAGGAGATGCGCGGGTGGCtgatggtggtggcgacggtggcggcgtcggtgaCGTACCAGGCGGGGCTGAACCCGCCGGGAGGGTTCTGGCAGGACAACCTgggagggcgcggcgggcaCCGCGCCGGCAACCCGGTGCTGCGCGACAGCGTCGCGGCGAGGTACCAGGCGTTCTACTACCTCAATTCGACGTCGTTCGTGACGTCGCTGGTGATCATCGTGCTGCTCATGAGCAAGCGCTTCTACGAGACGAAGGCCAAGGTGGTGGCGCTGCTGCTCACCACCTtcgccgacctcgccggcctcgtcggcgcCTACATCGCCGGCTCCACGCGCTACATGTCCTCCTGCATCtacgtcatcgtcatcgccggTGTCGCCTTCCTCTGCGTCATCTACGCTGGACA TGTAATGGAGGACGTGATCCCCGACATGAAGAAGATCCCCTGCCTTGACAGTGGGGGGTTGTTTGGGGACTACAACCGCGCAAAGGCTAAGGCAGGTGAAGCTGAAGGACGTCAGAGCGTTTGA